GAGGCTGCTCGGCTGCTGCTTCCGGCCGGGGGATGCGGAGGTTCTGCTTCTTCGGCGCCGGATGCTCCTCCTGCTATCGGCTGGAGGAGGAAGACCCAGTAGTCGTGCACCTCCTTGGCATGCCAGGTGTGGAATTCATCGCTGAAGATCTCATCGGCGATATTGGTGAAGGCGTATTCGAGCAGTGAGAGGTCCTCATGTTCATACTGATCGAAGTGATCTTCCAAACGGACCAGCATCAGCGAGACAGGGCGTTCCGTCGTGAAGGGAAGGCGCAGCAGTTCCAGCTTGCGCGCAAGCTCCGCCGGCCGGAACCTGCGGCTGTTCAGCAGGTCGAGGAGCAGGGACTGGCGCAGGATCGGCAAGTTCTCCTTCAATGTCTGCTGTGCCCGGCGGGCCGAGGCGACGCTGCGCCACTGCTCGTCGAGCTCTTGGACCGCCCGCTGCACCGCCTCCAGCAGTTCTTGATCGGAAGCCGGCTTTAAGAGATAATCGCTGACCTGATGTGCCAGAGCGGTGCGCGCGTATTCGAACTCCGAGTATCCAGACAGCAGGATCAGCTTGACGTCCCGCCATACGGCGCGCACTTTGCTGATGAATTCCAAGCCGGACATCCCGGGCATCTTGATATCGGTGATGACGACGTCGATCGCTTCCGTCTGCATCATGTCCAGGGCTTCCTGGGCGGAATAGGCTTTGTAGACACCGGTGATCCCGGCCTTATGCCACGGCACATTCGCCGCCAAGTCGTCGGCTAAGTCGATCTGATCGTCTACGATAAGCAAGCTGTGCATGGTGATGCTCCTTTCTTGATGTCATCAAGGTCGTATACTTCATTAATGTCATTAACTTCATTAATTACGTCATTAAGGTTATAAACATCGTTAACCTTCGCAGTATCCTTACCCCTCACCTGCCTGCGGGAGAGAAGATGCCAGCGGCTTCGTCCGCGGCCACCGGATCTCCACGACCACCCCGCCTTCGGACGGACGATGGAACAGAAGATCGGCTTCGCTGCCGAACTGCAGGCGCAGGCGCTGCTTGATATTCCACAGAGCGCAGCCGGTCTCGTCACTGGGCGCATGATCGACTTCATGCCGCACCTTCGCTAATTGTTCATCGTTCATCCCGGCGCCGTTGTCGCGCACCAGGATGTAGTGGAAACGGTCGTTCTGACCGCCGCGCACCTCGATCCAGCCGTCATGCTCGACCTTCTCGATGCCGTGGATGATGGCATTCTCCACAATCGGCTGCAGCAGGAGACGCGGAATCTCCAGACGATGCATCTCCTCCGGCACCTCGATCTTGTATGTCAGATGATGGATGTGGAGCTGTTGGATGCGCAGATAGCTGTCGATCAGCTCCATCTCTTCTTCGATCGTCGCCGTCAGCTTCTCGAGCCGCGTCGTATAGCGGTAATACTTGCTCAGATGCAGAGCGAGTTCCATCACGGAATCCGTCTTGCCCAAGCGGGTTAAGCTGCGGATCAGCGCGAAGCAATTGTATAGGAAGTGCGGATTGATCTGCGACTGCAGCTGTTTCAGATTGGCCTCGCGGGAGCGCAGCTGTTCCACATAGACCTTCTGGATGAGCTGTTCGATCTCCGCCGCCATCTCGTTGAACCGATCGAACAGGAAGGTGAATTCGTTGTTGGGACGGTTCGTCAGACGGACGGAGTAGTCGCCGATCTTCAGCTTATGGACGCTGCGGATCAGCTGGAAGATCGGACGCTGAACGTTCTGATACAGCATATAAGCGGCGAAGATGCTCATGATCAGCAGGAGGCCGATCGAGCCGTAGAACAGATTGCGGCTGGTCAGGATCGGCCGGGTTACCGTATCGATCGGTACATAATCGACGACGTACCAGGAGAGGGAAGGCACCTCGCGAATATTCAGCAGATACTCCGAATCAGCGATGCGTAGGATGTGATTGTGATGCTGCACGGGGTCCTGTAAGCCGATCCGCTGAACGATCTCCTCAGTGATCTGTTCATTCGAAGTGCTGTTGGCGATCACTCGCCCGCTGGGTGAAAGCAGGAAGGGATCTCCGCTTCCCCCGAGTTTGAATAGATCGAGATCCCGCACCAGTTCTTCGCGGTTAAAGGACATCTCTACGATCAACCCGGCTTCGCCGATGCCTGCGTTCAAGGGTTGGATGAGATGGCGGAAAAACCGCTCCTCCGCATGGCCGCCGTATACCATTCTGCCGCTGCGCAGATCCCAGGTTGTCGTGAAGCGGTCTGTGAGAACCTCCATATCGAAGTCCAAGAGGGTGGAGCTCGTTGACACCATCTCGCCGTTCTCCGGCGACAGGATGCTGTACTGGGTATCCCATTTGCCGGCGGCATTCAGCAGCTGCAGGCGTTCCAGGATGCGCAGCTTCTCCGCATAGCGATCATAGCCGGAGAGCAGGTGAAGGGTGCGGATCTTCTGGATATGGATGTCCTGGCTGAGGAGCAGACCGAGGCGGAAGATGTTGCTCAGCGAGGCATCCAGCTCGTTGGCGAAGAAGATGATGTCCTTCTCCTTCAGGGCGGTGATCTCTCTGCGCAGAACATCCATGCTGACCTTATTTGAAAACGCATACAAAAAGATGACCGGTATTAACACGGCGATTAAGAAGCCGATGATCCGTGTAAAGGTGTTATAACGCCACGTCAATGCGATGCGCCTCCTTCGGCGGATGTGGTGAACAAGCTGCAAGATTGATTCTAGACCAAATTAAGTGACGATTAAAAGACCCAATATGCGTTCCGATCGAGATCACAAAGAAATTGGCATCCATCCAAAATCCCGGGTCTATAGCGGCAAGGCCGGGGTTGTTACAATTAACTATGACAAAACGAGGTATAAATATCAACAAATCATTGTCATTGTGGTGAAAACAGGGGGAGGAGTATCGCATGGCTTCCAAGGCTTCCTTAGCCCGATCCGGCAGAAAGGGAAGGGAGCGGTACCGCTTGACGTGGCCCCTTCATCTGATGGTGCTGCCGGCGGTGATCGCAGTTGTTTTGTTTGCGTATGTGCCGATGTTCGGCCTTGTGATGGCGTTTCAAGATTTTAAACCCTATGACGGTATCTTCCATTCCCCCTTCGTGGGCTGGAAGCACTTCGAGTTCATGTTCCAATATCCGGACAGCAAACAGGTGATCATCAATACCTTCGTCATCTCCGGCCTGAAGATCGTATTCGGCTTGGCAGCGCCCTTCGTCTTCGCCCTGATGCTGAATGAGGTCCGCAAGATGCTGTTTAAGCGTGTGGTGCAGACCATCGTCTACCTGCCGCACTTTATCTCTTGGGTTATCCTCGGTGCAATCCTCATCGATATGCTGGGCAGCGACGGCATCGTAAACGCGACGATGCGCGCTCTCGGTCTGAAGCCGATCTTCTGGCTGGGCGACGGCAACTGGTTCCGCTTCACTGTGGTCGTCAGCGATGTGTGGCAGAACTTCGGGTTTAACACGATCGTCTTCCTCGCCGCGCTCGCCGGCATAAACCCGTCCCTCTATGAAGCGGCGGAGGTCGATGGGGCAAGCCGCTGGAGGCAGACGATTCATATCACGATACCGGCGATGATCCCGATCGCTGTGGTCGTGGGCACCTTGTCCCTCGGCAATATCCTGAACGCCGGCTTCGACCAGATCTTCAACCTGTATACGCCGCTGGTCTACGACAAAGGGGATATCATCGATACCTTCGTCTACCGGACGGCGATCCTAAACGGTCAATACAGCTTCGGCACCGCCGTCGGTATGTTTAAGTCTGTGGTGGGTACGGTGCTCATCGTCATCGCCTACCGCTTGGCATACCGCTATGCGAACTACAGAATCTTCTAGAGGGAGTGGGCTGGGAAGTGTACTACAAGACCAAAGGCTACCGGATCTTCTCCGTATGCAACCATATCCTGCTCGTCTTGATCAGCTTAAGCTGCCTCCTGCCGTTCATCCATATCCTGGCGGTGAGCTTCAGCGGCAGCGCTCCGGCCAACGCGAACATGGTTAAGCTGTGGCCGATCGACTTTAATACCGATGCCTATGCGCAGACGATCCAGAATCCGAATTTCCACAAAGCCCTGCTGATCGGGGCGGAGCGGACGGTGCTGGGAACGCTCATCGGCATGGCGGTGATCACCCTCGCTGCCTATGCCCTGTCCAAGGATCAGTCCTTCTTCCGCAGCAGACGATTCTATACGTGGTTTTTCCTTGTGACGATGCTGTTCAACGGGGGGATCGTGCCGACCTACATGACGATCCGCACCTACGGGCTGATGAACACCATGTGGGCGCTGGTCCTGCCGACCGCGGTCAATGTGTTCAACATGGTGCTGCTGATGAACTTCTTCCGCAATGTACCGAAGGAACTCGAGGAGGCGGCGGTGATCGACGGGGCCGGGCAGTTTCGGACCTTGGTGAGCATCTATCTGCCGATCTCCTTGCCGGCGCTGGCGACGATCTCGCTGTTTACGATGGTCTTCCACTGGAATTCCTGGTTCGACGGGCTGCTCTATATCTCTGACTACCGCAACTATCCGTTAGCCACGTTCCTGCAGACGGTCATCGTGCAGCAGGATTTTAACAAGATCAATCCCGATGTGAATGTACTGAAGAATATCTCGCAGCGTACGGTGAAGTCAGCGCAGATCTTCATCGGCACGTTGCCCATCCTCCTGGTGTATCCCTTCTTGCAGAAATATTTTGTAAAGGGAATCGTCCTCGGTGCGGTAAAGGAGTAAGTGTCGGGAAATCTGGGTGAATGAGAAAAGACAAAAATAGTGAATAAAATAGCATCAATACAAATTAAAGGGTATGTAACCTGTTTTGATCATTTTATATAGTGTTAATCGAAAACAGATGTTCATCACGAACGAATGGGGGAAGGAACATGAGAAAATGGTGGTTATCAGCTCTGGTCTTGCTTCTGGCTCTAACCGTTGCAGCATGTTCAATGACCGGCAATAACAACAAGTCAAGCGGCAATGACGGGAATCGGAATCAAAGCCAGAACCAGAATGGTGAATCCGGCGAAGGCGAATGGAATGGTGAGCGGTACGATCCGCCGATCGTCCTGACGACGGTGAAGGGACTCGATCAGAATGCCGCGGTCTTCAAGGAAGGGGAGACGATCGAGGACAATGTGCACACCCGTCTGATCAAGGAACGGCTCGGCATCGAGATCAAATACAACTGGGTCGTGACGAATACCAACGACGGCTATAAGAACAAACTCCGCCTCGAACTGTCCTCGGGCGGCGAGATGCCCGATGTGGTCGTCTACCGCGGCGACATGGAGACGGTGAATCTGCTCATCGACTCCGGCCAATTCATGGCGGTGGATGAGCTGATCGAGCAATATGCCGGAGAAGAGTATAAGAAAGGGCTGGCACTGGACCCGACGATCTGGTATCCGATCACCCGTGACGGCAAGAAGATGGCGCTGCCGATCCTCGATTACGCATATAACGGGGATCAGGCGCTTTGGATTCGCGAAGATTGGCTGCGCAAGCTGAACCTTAAGGCGCCGACCACCTTGGAGGAGATGGAGGCGGTGATGGATGCCTTCGTCAACGGGGACCCTGACGGCAACGGCCTGGCTGATACGATCGGCTTGGCTGCCGGCTTCAAGAACGGCTTCAACAACTGGATGACGGATATCGGCTTCGTCTTCGGCGCATACGGCACGATGCCGGGGCAATGGAACATGATGGAGGACGGCAGCCTGATGTTCGGCTCGATCGACCCGCGGGCGAAGGACGCGCTGCTGACGCTGAAGCGCTGGATGGAGAAGGGCTATCTGCATCAGGATACGGCGCTGAAGGATGAGGTGGGCGGAGCGGAATTCTTCACGAAGGGGCAGGCAGGGATGATGGTGGGTCCGAACTGGATTCCGGACTGGCCGCTGCCTGATCTGAAGCGGAATGTCCCGGAAGCCGAGTTCAAGGCTTATCCGATTCCAGCCGGACCGGACGGACTGATCGGCACAGCGGGCGGCAACCCGCCGGTGAACGGTTATATCTTCATCAACAAAAATGCGAAGCATCCGGAAGCCATCCTGCACTATTACAACTGGTTCTTCGATCATATGGCCAATCCGGCTCCGGGCAGCGAGTTTGCGAACGGTTTTGCCGAAGGGTATGACTACGCGCTGCTGCCGGACGGCTCGATCACGAGCGATGTGGCAAGCTATCCGGAACTGTTCCCGGGCAATGTGGATGATCAGATCGTCAATCCGATCTACTACACCCTGACCTATGAAGGCGCGCGCATTCCGACGCTCTACGCGGAAGCAATGGTGAAGCTGGCTAACGGCGAGCCGCCGGAGACGCCTTATGAGAAGTCTCTGGCTTCGTACCGCACCAAAGAGAACATCGACGCGATGAAGGTCATCATGGATCAGAAGGACATCCGCATGAAGAACTACTACACCGGTCCGCTGACGGAGACGATGCAGAGCAAGAACGAACTGCTGAACAAAATGGTGAACGAGACCTACACGAAGATCATCTACGGGCAAGCATCCATCGACGAGTTCGACACGATGGTGGAGAACTGGCTGACGTCTGGCGGCGAGACCATCACGCAGGAAGTCAACGACTGGTATAACAGCGTGAAATAAGCGGGGATCGAGCCGTTGGGCTCAGACAGCGCAGGTTGGATCTGACTTGGCGGGATTGAGAAGATCGTGCGGTTCTGAGACGACAATAGTTGTTGATACGCGTGCAGTGTCTGTCTTGGTGGGTCCTGAGACGACAATAGTTGTTGATACGCACGCAGGATCTGCTTTGATGAGTCTGAGACGACAGAAATTATGCTCTCACACGCCAATCCCGCCACCTCGCGCCCTGAGTCAATAATAATTGATGTCTCACACCGAATCTGCTTACTTGCATACTCGTACGCACACGTAAGGGCTGTCCAAAACCAGTGAATACTGGTTGATGGGCAGTCCCGATTTTTTTGGAAGGAGTTTTTCGCTCAGGACAGAGTGTCGTAGTCCGCGGGGGGACTTTTTATGATTATTCCATTGACTCAGGAAGTGAATTGCGCAGTGAGCAGAAAGCAGCGAGATGAAGAACCTGAGCGAAGGGGATGATGAACAATAAGGAGGGGAAAGGGGCGGCGACTCTATGGCGACTCTATTTTATCTAGTGATGTCAGGTCTAAAAGCTTCAACTCATCCATATAATCTAGCAACTAGAAGAGCGGAGGTTGGGATGGATGATGTTGAGGGAAGGAGCTTGCGATCGCGCCGCTTTGAGAGGGCCGGGAAGGGAGCGCAGGGTGCGGCGGAGCAGGGGAGCGGCTCTGGCTTTGCTGTTCGTGCTTCTGTTCACGGCAGCTGTGTCCCGCGGAGATCTAAATGATGCGATCGTCTATGCCGGGGAAGCGGAGGTTCCGCCGAACTTGCTGGATGATAGAGCTGTGCAGAAAGCCGAGTCTCGAGTTAGAACGTTGGAGCTGGCAGATCGGCGAACACCTGAGTTAACGAATGATAGAATCGAGACAAATCATGCGAGAGCGATCTATGAACAGCTGACCTATGGGAAAATGGCGCTCCAAGAGGAGAAAAGGTATCGCGTGCCGGAAAGGCCCACGGTCTACCTGACCTTCGATGACGGTCCGTCAAAATTAACGGAGCAAGTACTGGATATCTTGGCGGAGGAAGGGATTGCGGCGACATTCTTCGTGTTGGGAGAGGCTGCAGAGCGGCACGCGGATCTGGTGAAGCGAATGGCGCAGGAAGGGCATGCGATCGGCAATCATACCTACAATCACAGATATGCGGAGTTGTATGAGGAATTTGGAGGATTGTGGGACCAGGTGCTGCAAACGGATGAAATCATCTATCAATTGACCGGGAAGCGAAGCAGGTTATTCCGGGCGCCGGGCGGGACGCATCAGAATTTTGATCCGTTCTATGCTTACTATATGGAACAAGCGGGATATATCGTCTATGACTGGGACGTGGACAGCGGAGATGCGAAACGGCGGGGAGTGCCCGCGGATGAAATCTTATACAATGTGGTGAGCGCTCCTCTGAAACATGAGATCCATGTACTGCTGCATGACGGAGCAGGGCATGAAGAGACGGTTAAAGCCCTGCCCGAGATCATTCGTTACTATCAGGAGCAGGGATATGCGTTTGACGTGCTGGATCCGAGCGTGCAGCCGCGGCAGTTCAGCCTGGGCAAGCTCAAATGGAAGAGGAAGATCAGCTTCCAGCAACACGAGCAGTTTATGGAGAGAATCATGGATTTTCGGACGTTAAGGGAAAATGGGTTGCGGGAGCATAGTTTAAAAAGCTGGAGGCAGGATCCGGCAGCGGAGGAGAGGCTTCTGCTCCAGGTCAACGGGAGGAACATGGTGCTTAGTGAGCGGGAATTCTATATCGTTGATGGGCACTATCAGGTGCCGCTGGATCGGTTGACGGCGGTGCTGGACGGGCGGTTGTGGAAGGTTGAGAGGAAAGCGGCGGGCGGACCGTTAGAGAAGGCCGAGGATATGCGGCCGCAGATAGCGGATGGTATGAAGGGGCCGGCGGCGGTTGACCCTGCACGGATGCATAATCGGTATCGGGCGGAGATCGCCGGGCACATGATAGTCTATGATCCGGCAATGCAGAGCATGATCGTGCGCGGTCCGGGAGGGGAGGAACGATCCCTGACATCAGTCCAGCTGGAAGAAATAGACGGCAGGCTGTTCGTCCCGCTGCGAGGCACGGTGGAGATGCTGGGCGGATCGATTCCCTCTTACTCCGTGGATCAAGAGATGAAGCAGGTGCGGATCGATATGCCGAACACAGGTTATGGACGAGGGGTTTGGTGGAAGGTGAGCGGTCAGTATAGAATGGGCAGCATCTGGAGTCATCCGCTGTTAAAGCAGAGCACCGTAACTCTATAGAGGTTGGTATAGGTGAAGTTGGTATAGAGAAGTGTATCTAAGAAGGTTGTCTCTAAGAGTTTGGCTGCAGAAGTTTGTCTACCATAGGTTGATCATTAAGAGATTCCATATAGACGGTTTCCACTCTATCGTTTAGTCTTTTTCAGCGCAAGACATGTATGCAACAAAACTTCAGCAAGGAGTGTTGCTGAAAGAAAGTTTCCATTTATCGACTAGGGTTGCTAGGTCAAAGTTGATCCAGCCGGGGTTAAATTTGGCGCAGCCGGGGTTTAAGGCGGGTCAAATCGTCAATACTGATAGCAAGATTCATATCGTTAGGAGGACGCGAAATGCGCTCATCGGTATTGGGATTTGATCAGCAGCATGAATTGATAGAGAACATGATCGAGAATGTATCACGAGTTATCAA
This genomic window from Insulibacter thermoxylanivorax contains:
- a CDS encoding sensor histidine kinase, whose translation is MTWRYNTFTRIIGFLIAVLIPVIFLYAFSNKVSMDVLRREITALKEKDIIFFANELDASLSNIFRLGLLLSQDIHIQKIRTLHLLSGYDRYAEKLRILERLQLLNAAGKWDTQYSILSPENGEMVSTSSTLLDFDMEVLTDRFTTTWDLRSGRMVYGGHAEERFFRHLIQPLNAGIGEAGLIVEMSFNREELVRDLDLFKLGGSGDPFLLSPSGRVIANSTSNEQITEEIVQRIGLQDPVQHHNHILRIADSEYLLNIREVPSLSWYVVDYVPIDTVTRPILTSRNLFYGSIGLLLIMSIFAAYMLYQNVQRPIFQLIRSVHKLKIGDYSVRLTNRPNNEFTFLFDRFNEMAAEIEQLIQKVYVEQLRSREANLKQLQSQINPHFLYNCFALIRSLTRLGKTDSVMELALHLSKYYRYTTRLEKLTATIEEEMELIDSYLRIQQLHIHHLTYKIEVPEEMHRLEIPRLLLQPIVENAIIHGIEKVEHDGWIEVRGGQNDRFHYILVRDNGAGMNDEQLAKVRHEVDHAPSDETGCALWNIKQRLRLQFGSEADLLFHRPSEGGVVVEIRWPRTKPLASSLPQAGEG
- a CDS encoding ABC transporter permease, producing MASKASLARSGRKGRERYRLTWPLHLMVLPAVIAVVLFAYVPMFGLVMAFQDFKPYDGIFHSPFVGWKHFEFMFQYPDSKQVIINTFVISGLKIVFGLAAPFVFALMLNEVRKMLFKRVVQTIVYLPHFISWVILGAILIDMLGSDGIVNATMRALGLKPIFWLGDGNWFRFTVVVSDVWQNFGFNTIVFLAALAGINPSLYEAAEVDGASRWRQTIHITIPAMIPIAVVVGTLSLGNILNAGFDQIFNLYTPLVYDKGDIIDTFVYRTAILNGQYSFGTAVGMFKSVVGTVLIVIAYRLAYRYANYRIF
- a CDS encoding carbohydrate ABC transporter permease, coding for MYYKTKGYRIFSVCNHILLVLISLSCLLPFIHILAVSFSGSAPANANMVKLWPIDFNTDAYAQTIQNPNFHKALLIGAERTVLGTLIGMAVITLAAYALSKDQSFFRSRRFYTWFFLVTMLFNGGIVPTYMTIRTYGLMNTMWALVLPTAVNVFNMVLLMNFFRNVPKELEEAAVIDGAGQFRTLVSIYLPISLPALATISLFTMVFHWNSWFDGLLYISDYRNYPLATFLQTVIVQQDFNKINPDVNVLKNISQRTVKSAQIFIGTLPILLVYPFLQKYFVKGIVLGAVKE
- a CDS encoding extracellular solute-binding protein, producing MRKWWLSALVLLLALTVAACSMTGNNNKSSGNDGNRNQSQNQNGESGEGEWNGERYDPPIVLTTVKGLDQNAAVFKEGETIEDNVHTRLIKERLGIEIKYNWVVTNTNDGYKNKLRLELSSGGEMPDVVVYRGDMETVNLLIDSGQFMAVDELIEQYAGEEYKKGLALDPTIWYPITRDGKKMALPILDYAYNGDQALWIREDWLRKLNLKAPTTLEEMEAVMDAFVNGDPDGNGLADTIGLAAGFKNGFNNWMTDIGFVFGAYGTMPGQWNMMEDGSLMFGSIDPRAKDALLTLKRWMEKGYLHQDTALKDEVGGAEFFTKGQAGMMVGPNWIPDWPLPDLKRNVPEAEFKAYPIPAGPDGLIGTAGGNPPVNGYIFINKNAKHPEAILHYYNWFFDHMANPAPGSEFANGFAEGYDYALLPDGSITSDVASYPELFPGNVDDQIVNPIYYTLTYEGARIPTLYAEAMVKLANGEPPETPYEKSLASYRTKENIDAMKVIMDQKDIRMKNYYTGPLTETMQSKNELLNKMVNETYTKIIYGQASIDEFDTMVENWLTSGGETITQEVNDWYNSVK
- a CDS encoding polysaccharide deacetylase family protein, coding for MMLREGACDRAALRGPGRERRVRRSRGAALALLFVLLFTAAVSRGDLNDAIVYAGEAEVPPNLLDDRAVQKAESRVRTLELADRRTPELTNDRIETNHARAIYEQLTYGKMALQEEKRYRVPERPTVYLTFDDGPSKLTEQVLDILAEEGIAATFFVLGEAAERHADLVKRMAQEGHAIGNHTYNHRYAELYEEFGGLWDQVLQTDEIIYQLTGKRSRLFRAPGGTHQNFDPFYAYYMEQAGYIVYDWDVDSGDAKRRGVPADEILYNVVSAPLKHEIHVLLHDGAGHEETVKALPEIIRYYQEQGYAFDVLDPSVQPRQFSLGKLKWKRKISFQQHEQFMERIMDFRTLRENGLREHSLKSWRQDPAAEERLLLQVNGRNMVLSEREFYIVDGHYQVPLDRLTAVLDGRLWKVERKAAGGPLEKAEDMRPQIADGMKGPAAVDPARMHNRYRAEIAGHMIVYDPAMQSMIVRGPGGEERSLTSVQLEEIDGRLFVPLRGTVEMLGGSIPSYSVDQEMKQVRIDMPNTGYGRGVWWKVSGQYRMGSIWSHPLLKQSTVTL